The following proteins are encoded in a genomic region of Colletotrichum higginsianum IMI 349063 chromosome 9, whole genome shotgun sequence:
- a CDS encoding Ammonium transporter produces MSAGLYTLPYNGTEGEADAGYSAGVQDLNVFYESGDLAWIMVCAALVLLMIPGVGFFYSGLARRKSALSLILITMICVGVVGFQWFFWGYTLTFSHTGSAFLGDMSNFGLKDVVAQPSVGSTKLPDILFCLYQGMFAAITPALALGAIADRGRILPAMVFAFVWATIVYDPIAYWTWNGNGWLFTLGSLDFAGGTPVHISSGAAALAYSLMLGKRTGYNSVHGLPYRPHNVTHVVLGTVFLWVGWFGFNGGSALAANIRAVMACFNTNLAAGVGGVTWMLLDYRLEKKWSTIGFCSGAISGLVAITPGAGFVTPWASVIFGIVGAVCCNFGTKLKFVLGIDDGLDVFAVHGIGGIVGNTLTGIFAASYIAALDGALTGEDAIAGGWIEQNYVQLGYQLAGSVAGFAWSFGLTCIILFLMNLIPGLSLRVNVDDEDLGLDDCQLGEFAYDYVEVTRHVSDIVPGSHEVAPGSSAHSSLPEKTV; encoded by the exons ATGTCTGCTGGACTGTACACACTTCCGTACAATGGTACGGAGGGAGAGGCCGACGCTGGATACTCTGCTGGGGTGCAGGACCTAAACGTCTTCTACGAG TCCGGTGACCTGGCATGGATCATGGTCTGCGCAGCCCTCGTGCTGCTCATGATCCCCGGTGTCGGTTTCTTCTACTCGGGCCTCGCCCGTCGCAAGTCGGCGCTGTCCCTGATATTGATCACAATGATCTGTGTGGGAGTAGTTGGCTTCCAATGGTTCTTCTGGGGTTACACCCTGACCTTCTCCCACACCGGCTCCGCCTTCCTCGGTGACATGTCCAACTTTGGTCTcaaggacgtcgtcgcccagcccTCCGTCGGCTCTACCAAGCTCCCCGACATTCTCTTTTGTTTGTACCAGGGCATGTTCGCTGCCATTAC TCCCGcgctggccctcggcgccaTTGCTGACCGTGGTCGTATCCTCCCTGCCATGgtcttcgccttcgtctGGGCCACCATTGTCTACGATCCCATTGCTTACTGGACCTGGAACGGTAACGGCTGGCTCTTCACCCTCGGCTCTCTCGACTTCGCCGGAGGCACCCCGGTCCACATCTCCTccggcgctgccgcccttGCTTACTCCCTAATGCTCGGCAAGCGCACCGGCTACAACAGCGTTCACGGTCTCCCCTACCGACCCCACAATGTCACCCACGTCGTCCTCGGAACAGTCTTCCTCTGGGTCGGTTGGTTCGGCTTCAACGGTGGCtctgccctcgccgccaacatTCGCGCCGTCATGGCCTGCTTCAACACCAACCTTGCCGCGGGAGTCGGTGGTGTCACCTGGATGCTGCTCGACTACCGCCTCGAGAAGAAGTGGTCCACCATCGGCTTCTGCTCCGGTGCCATCTCCGGTCTGGTCGCCATCACACCGGGTGCCGGTTTCGTGACCCCCTGGGCTTCCGTCATCTTCGGCATCGTTGGTGCTGTCTGCTGCAACTTTGGCACCAAGCTCAAGTTCGTTCTCGGCATTGACGATGGTCTCGATGTTTTCGCCGTCCACGGCATCGGTGGTATTGTCGGCAACACCCTGACTGGTATCTTTGCTGC CTCCTACATCGCTGCTCTCGACGGTGCCCTCACCGGTGAAGATGCGATTGCTGGCGGCTGGATCGAGCAGAACTACGTCCAGCTCGGCTACCAGCTCGCCGGAtccgtcgccggcttcgccTGGTCTTTCGGTCTGACCTGTATCATTCTCTTCTTAATGAACCTGATTCCCGGCCTCAGCCTCCgcgtcaacgtcgacgacgaggacctcggcctcgacgactgCCAGCTCGGAGAGTTCGCCTACGACTACGTCGAGGTCACCCGCCACGTCTCCGACATTGTGCCCGGCAGCCACGAGGTCGCCCCCGGCAGCTCCGCCCACAGCTCCCTCCCCGAGAAGACCGTCTAA